The Ichthyobacterium seriolicida sequence GAGTCCAAACACTCACATGAACTAATAAATCACCAATTCCAACCCTATCTAAACTAGGAATTCCCTTTCCCTTTAAACGCAATATCTTACCAGACTGAACACCACTCTCTATATTTATACTAACCCTACCTCCACTAACAGTCGGAATCTCTTTCTTACATCCTAATGCCGCCTCAGAAAAACTAATGTACAAATCAAAATGCAAATTATCCCCTTCTCTCTTTAACGTCTCGTGCTCTTCTTCTTCTATGAGAACTAACAAATCACCTGGAATACCTCCCATAGGAGCTTCATTTCCCTTTCCTGTAATCTTCAACTGAACACCATCACTAACCCCTTTAGGTATATCTATAGATACCATATCAATCTCCTCTATGAGACCATCTGCATTAGCCTCCTTGGGTCTATTATCAATAACCTTCCCTATCCCTCTACAAGAATCACAAGTGACACTCGTTTTCATCTGACCCAACATAGTATTCATAACTCTAGTGACATGACCCGCACCTCCACAAGACAAACAACTCTTGTATGTCACCCCTTTGGCCTGCTTTAAACGCACGACTTTAACTTTCTTCTTTACCCCGTCTACTATTTCCTCTAAGTTTAGTTTTAGCCTGATTCTCATATCAGAGCCTCTCACGCGTGAGCGACTGCCACCATTACTAAATCCACTAAAATGACCGCCGAATATATCACCAAAATTGCTAAATATATCTTCGACATCCATTTGAGAAAATCCAGAAGCTCCACCTCTAGATGCAGAATGACCAAATCTATCGTAACTCTCTCTCTTTTGAGGATTACTCAAAATATCATACGCCTCGGCAGCCTCCTTGAACTTCTGCTCAGCTTGAGTGTCATCGGGATTTTTATCAGGGTGATATTTCAAAGCTATCTTTCTGTAAGCCTTTTTTATCTCACTAGCCGTAGCACCTTTGCCTACATCTAATACTTCGTAATAATCTCTTTTACTCATAATATCTTACTTTCCTATAACAACTTTAGCGTAACGAATTATTTTCTCATTTAATTCATAACCCATTTCCAATACATCCAAAACCTTGCCATTTAAATCCTCTGAATCAGATTTTACATAAGTTACAGCTTCGTGAAAATCAGTATTGAAATCATCGCCCTTCTCAATCTTTATAGCAGATAATCCTCTTTGAGATAAAATGCCCTTAAACTTATTATAAATAAGACTGATCCCTTTTAAAGAATCACTATCAGAATCTGTCTTTTCTAACTCCTTAATAGCTCTATCGAAATCATCCAATACAGGCAACATGCTAACTATAACATCCTCCCCTGCTGTCTTATACAACTCGATACGCTCTTTTGTAGTTCGCCTTTTATAATTTTCAAATTCTGCATATAATCGCAAATACCTATCCTTTTCAACAGATAATTCATCTATCTCCTGTTCTTGCTCATCTTCGATTACATCGTCTGGATCGACATTTTCTAGTTCTTCACTTTGCAATACTTTCTCATCATGATTTTTCTCACTATTAACCTCACTATTTTTTTTAACATTTTCCATTTTTAGATACTCGTTTTTTAAATTTAAATCACAAAATTACAGAGATAACCAGCAAATATCCTGCCAAATAACTCGATGACACAATCAACTTATAAAAACTGTTTACAGAAAAAACAATTATCAGCGTTTTCTAAGTGTTCAAAAGGAATATTTATATCTAACATCTCTTGTAAAATTCTACATAATTCCTCCTCAAAATCACTCATCAACTCTGTAGATATAGTTTCATCAGAATTAAATTGCACCCCTTTAAACCATTCATTAATATTGTTAAAGCCTATTATTCCAGACCTTAGAAGATTCGATTTTTCTTCTACCTTGGAAGAATTGGAAGAATACATATACGCATAAGACAGTAACTGAAATAACTTATCAGTCTTTTGGGGCGAATCTATAAAATCAGAAAAATCAGTGAATTTTAATTCCAACTTGTTGAAAACACCAGTTTTATAATCTATGATACGAGTAAATCCATCTTGCTCATCTATTCTATCTATAGTCCCACTGATTAATACCTCCGTGCCATCGCTCAGCT is a genomic window containing:
- the dnaJ gene encoding molecular chaperone DnaJ translates to MSKRDYYEVLDVGKGATASEIKKAYRKIALKYHPDKNPDDTQAEQKFKEAAEAYDILSNPQKRESYDRFGHSASRGGASGFSQMDVEDIFSNFGDIFGGHFSGFSNGGSRSRVRGSDMRIRLKLNLEEIVDGVKKKVKVVRLKQAKGVTYKSCLSCGGAGHVTRVMNTMLGQMKTSVTCDSCRGIGKVIDNRPKEANADGLIEEIDMVSIDIPKGVSDGVQLKITGKGNEAPMGGIPGDLLVLIEEEEHETLKREGDNLHFDLYISFSEAALGCKKEIPTVSGGRVSINIESGVQSGKILRLKGKGIPSLDRVGIGDLLVHVSVWTPRVLSKEQKKFFEKMLEDANFMPSPDQEKSFFQRIREMFS
- a CDS encoding nucleotide exchange factor GrpE, with translation MENVKKNSEVNSEKNHDEKVLQSEELENVDPDDVIEDEQEQEIDELSVEKDRYLRLYAEFENYKRRTTKERIELYKTAGEDVIVSMLPVLDDFDRAIKELEKTDSDSDSLKGISLIYNKFKGILSQRGLSAIKIEKGDDFNTDFHEAVTYVKSDSEDLNGKVLDVLEMGYELNEKIIRYAKVVIGK